A region of the Helicobacter ganmani genome:
TGACAGAACCCGAAGCAATAAAGCAACCTTTTAAGAATCCCACTTCTTGCCCCACCCAAATATGGTCGCCTAGATAAATGCTTTTGCTAGGATTAAGGCGTAAATTAGAATCCTTATCATAAATCAAATGAGGGTCAGCCGTCCTAAACCAAATAGAATAAGAAATTAAACTATTGCTACCTACAATAATATTTTTACGCTCTGTTGCTGCAAAGCCCCTCCTTGAAGCGGGGTTAAAGTAATTATTACTCCCTATGAAGCATACACTCTCATGTTGCACATCAATAGAATCCGCAGTCATTGTAGAATCGCCAATAAATACCAAAGCATTCTTACCTCCAAAATTGATATTCGTATTTTTCAAACAACTTTTTGCACTTAAAAACAAAATATTCCCACTTCCGACAAAGTGAATTTTGGAATTTTGCAAAATGCTTTCTAGTGGCTTAAAATGATAGATTATATTATTTTTTGCGTTTATTGTTTTAAACATTTCTATTCCTTATCCGCGCTCAAGGTCTTTTGTAGTTTTCCACCATCTACCGCCTTAAGCTTAAAGGCTTGCACACATTGTCCCTGCGCAATCTCACATACAATCATCTGAAAAATACTCGGGATTCCATTCCCCTCTGGCACATTTAGACGATTGGGCAAACCACTCAAAAATCTCTCAATCGGTTCTTTTGCGTCCATTCCAATCACGCTTTCTCTTGCACCACACATTCCAACATCACTTACGCCAAATGTCCCGCTAAAAATCTCCAAATCATCTGTACCAATATGCGTATGTGTGCCGCAAATCGCGCTAATTTGCCCTTTTAACATCATAAACATTGCGCGTTTCTCACTTGTTGCTTCTGCGTGAAAATCCAAAAGAATATTAAAAATCCCCTCTTGGTGTAACGATTCCACCGCACCTCTAGCGCAAAGGAATGCATTATCACATTGTGGCATACCAAAATGTCCCATTAGATTAAGAATCGCAAAAGATTCATTTCTGATTTTCCCACGATAGATTCCGCTTCCCACCACATCTTGCGGATAGTTATGCGGGCGCAAGACATTAGAATTTTTCAATGCCAAAAGAGGAAAAATATCCTTTTTGTCCCAAATATGATTCCCTCCTGTAAAAACATTGACGCCTACTTCTTGAAGCTCCTGCACACAAGAAATGCTAAGTCCAAATCCGTGGCTTGCATTCTCCCCATTTGCCACAACAAAATCTAGTGCAAATTCCTCTTTTGCTTGAGGCAAATAATGCGCCACTTGTTTCCTGCCAATCTTACCAACAATATCTCCAATCATTCCAAATCGCATTGTGTTCCTTAAGATTCTTTACTTTTATTCTGTAATTGTTTTGACTTTAAACTTTCTAAATGAGTAAAAACTGCTGTTAATAAATCGTCTTCATCTTTGCTTGCGGCTTTAATCATCAATTTCTCACCCTTTAAATCCACAAAAGAAATGTTTTGTTGATAATTCAAAATACTTGAGATTCCACAATTCCGTGCAATAATTTTAATACGAATTAAGTCCAAAAATTGCCTTGTATAGACATCTAATCTCCCAAATCGCTCCTCAATCTCTCCTTCAATTAAAAACACAGCATTTTCGTCTTCACTCTTAGAAAGCCTCCGATAAATCTCCAAACGCAACCGCTCCGATTCTATCAATTCGGGATTTAAAAATGCCGTAACGCTAAGTTTCACATCAATGGGGTTTTGTTTTTGTTGCACATCTCCACTCAAAGTAAAAATCGCCTCCTCAAGCAAACGCAAATATAGAGAATAGCCTATATTTTTGATATGTCCGCTTTGTGCTTCGCCCACTAGATTGCCTCCCCCACGAATCTCCAAATCGTGATAGGCTAATGCCCCTCCACTGCCTAAAAATGAGTTTTTCTCTAATGCCAAAAGACGTTTTTTGGCATCTGCAGTAATGCTTTCAAAATCCTCTACCAAAAGATAACAAAATCCCCCTTTATTACTTCGCCCTACGCGTCCGCGTAATTGATGCAAATCTGCGATTCCAAAACAATCTGCACCATCTACTAAAATCGTATTCGCATTGGGCAGATGAATCCCTGATTCTACAATGCTTGTGCAAAGCAAAAGATGATACGCGCCTTTGGCAAAATCTAGCACAATGTCTTCTGCTTGCGAAGAGGGGATTTGCGAATGCAGAATCGCAAGCTTTAATTGCGGCAAAATACTTAAAAGTTCCTCTTTTTTTTGTGCCATTGTGGCAATATTGTTGTGAATATAAAAGATTTGCCCACCTCTGCGAATCTCACGCAAGATGACTTCTTTTAACAAAATCTCATCATAGGCTTTCACAAAAGTGCGTGTAGCCTGCCTCTCACTTGGGGGAGTTTTTAACTCACTCAAACCTTTAATGCGAGAAAGTGCCATATTAAGCGTTCTTGGAATCGGAGTGGCAGACATAGAAAGCAAATGAATATTTTGGCTTAGTTCTTTAATCTTTTCTTTTTGTTTCACTCCAAATTTATGCTCCTCATCTATGATAATCAAGGCTAGATTCTTAAACTCTACATTAAAAAGCGCATGTGTGCCAACGACTGCATTTAAATCGCCCTTTTTAAGACTAGCCAAAATATTCTTTTTGTCTTTTGCGCTAACATAGCGGTCTAGGCGGGCTAATTTCAACCCAAAAGGCGCAAAACGTTCTTGCAGAGTATTGAAATGTTGATATGTCAATAAAGTTGTTGGGGCAATGATGGCAGACTGATAACCACTCAAAAATGCTGCAAACATCGCATTCATTGCCACTTCTGTTTTGCCAAATCCCACATCTCCGCTTAGCAATCTATCCATTACACGTCCCGAGCTTAAATCCTTAAAAATCTCTGTAATTGCTTGCGTTTGGTCTTCTGTATAATGGAATCCGCTTTGATTTTGGAAAATTAAAATTTCCTCCTTTGCTGTATCAAAAACCACGCCATCAAGCAATTCGCGTTTTGCTGCTAGTGCGATGATTGCATTTGCGATGATAAAAAGTTTTTCTCTGACTTTTTCTTTGAGTTTTGCGAAAGAGCCTTTCCCTAAGCGGTCTAACAATGGAATCCCTCCACTATCTGCCACATAGCGGTCAATTCTTTCTAAATTTTCAACAGGCAAAAGTAGTTTGTCTTCACCTAAATAGCGCAACTCAATGAAATCACGCGTCGCTCCAAAGATATTTGCCTGCACGATTCCATTAAAAATTGCCACCCCATAATCGCAATGCACAACATAATCACCAATATTTAACTCATCTAAAAAGATTTTAGCCTTAAGGTGTTTTTTTTGTTTCTGAGGAGAATTAAGAGATAAAATAAGCTCATCTTTTCCCAAAATATTGACTGAAATATCCAAATTTAACAGAATCTTAAAATGTGTGTCCGCCAATGTAATTCCTGCTTGACGCACTTGAGATTCCGTCTTTGCAATAATAGTAATTTGTTTATTTTTGTGAAACTCCAAAAAGTTTTTTAAAGTATTGAAATGATAATCAAAATCCTGATATTCTTCACTTTTTGGGATTTCTTTGCTCTTTAAGATTCTTTGCACACTTTGTTCATTGTATTCTTGAAATTCTAAAATTTCTTTCGCAAATTCCTTAACATTTGGCAATACAATAAATGGGTAAGTTTGCAAAAAATCTTGCGCAGCGTTAATTTTATCCAAATACCAAAACCCAAAACTAGCTAAACTGCTACTTTTTTCAATATCCAAAAAAGAAGTTTGTTGTTCTAAGATGATATTTTGTAAAATTGTATGAGATTCGGCATTGAGGTTAAAAAATGCGGGTGGAATCGCGAGTGTTTCTAATTCTTCTTTGGAACAAAGTTGGCTTTGAACATCAAATGTGCGAATACTCTCTATCTCATCGCCAAAAAGTATTATGCGACAAGGTTGTGAGCTAAATACATCAATAATCTCTCCTCTAATAGAGACTTCACCACTAAGCTCTACCAAATCCACAAACTCATAGCCTAAGTAAAATAAAGTTTCTTTGAAATCCTTTAAAGAAAGAGTAGAACCGACTTTTAATTCAATGCTTTGGAGGGATTCCGTATTGGGTAACGGATACAATAAAGTAGAAAGAGGGCTAAAGAGAATCTTTGGGCTTTTGCAAGAATAAAACTCTCTTAACACAACAAAGATTTCACTTAACTCTTCTTGGAAACTGCGCAAATCTTCACCAAATTTAGCGCGAAAATCCGGTAACACAAAAGTGTTAATTCCTAAAAATCGTGCGACATCGCTAGCATTTAGCGCACTTTGCCTCTCTTCACTTATGATAATTAAACCATTTTTAAAATGGGAATCAAATTCTTTCTTAAAACCTTTCAGATACGCATAAACACTACTTTGACTCACCGCCATCCTCTGATTTTTTTAGACTAAAGGGAGCCACTTTTGATTTATCTAAACCCATTTTATTGATTTTATCAAACCCATTGGTGCATTCATTGTTTTTATACACAACGCTTTGTCCAACAAATTCACCTGTTTTTTCAATAATCAATTCTTTAGCGGTAATACTACCATCAATTCTGCCTTGTGGTAAAATCTCTACAATATTGCATTCGCAATTTCCCATTAATTTTCCACTCACCACCAAATGTTCGGAATTAATACTACCATTGACGCTACCATTTTTACCAATTGCAACATTTGTTTTAGCGATAATGTTACCTTCTAAAGTCCCATCAACATGTAAATTACACTCACTAATCACATCACCTTTTATTTTTGTTCCTTGTGCGATAATGCTGGTGTTGCCTGAATTTCCACTAATTTGTTTATCATTGTTAGCAAAGATTGCCATTTTATGTTTTTCTCCTTTTCAAAAATTTGCGTATAATCCCGCATCGTCCATTCTATAAATGGGCGCGGATTAAGGTCGCGACTTAAATAGCGAATTTCATAGTGCAAATGCGGTCCGGTGCTTCTACCACTATTCCCAGAATATGCGATGAGTTGCCCGCGTTGCACAAAATCTCCCTTATTCACAACAATTTTGCTCAAATGAGCATAAAATGTTTTGAATCCAAAAGAATGTTCTAATTTTACCATAATTCCATAACCACCATTATAACCATTATTGGTAAAATCTGCCACACCATCTGCGGGCGCATAAATCGGTGTCCCAACGGGAATTCCAAAGTCAATACCATTATGAGGTTGGGTGCGCTGTAAGACAGGATTCACGCGTGCTCCCCATTCAGAAGTGATACGATAACTTCCACGTAGAGGAACACCATTAGGGATTAATTGCATTACAAATGCCTTTTGTGCGCCTGTTATTCTTGCTAAATCCACGCGTTCAATCAAACTTAAATCTTGTGGTGCTTCAATAATCTGGTCACTTAAGCCTACGATTCCTTCTAAATCCTCAATTCTATCAGAAACTTTTACTAATTCTTCTGTTTTTTCATCTACCAAAGCGCGTAATTGCTCATTTTTTTCGTTGATTTTCAAATATTCTTGCTGCATTAAATCACGTTTTATTTCAATCTGTTCCACTTCTTTTAAAAGCAGGCGAATAGAGATAAAACTAAAGAAAAATATCACAACAACAAGCAAGATGATATACAACATAATTTGCTTCATATATTGGTGAATATTATATTGTTTAGAACCATTTACATCGGTAATAGTAACAACAAAGCGATTCTTCACATTTCCCCCTATCTTTTTGTTTTTGAAAAATGTGTCAAAAACTCTGCGACAACACTAAATGAACCGCATACTAAATAATTTTCTTCTGGATTAAGATTCATCATTTTAAAATCTTTAAATTCTATCTTTAATTCTTGTAAAATCTTTTCTAATTGAGCCTTTGCAATCATTCGCATATTGGCAATTTCTAATATCTCTACACGTTTAATTATCGGTGCTAACGCACTCAAAACTGCGCGAGGATTTTTATCAAAGTATGAATTATAAATTAAAACACATTTATTTTGGCTAAAATAATGATTTTTAAATTGCTTTACTAACGCTTGTGCCGCATTGACATTATGTGCAACATCTAAATAAAGATTGGGTGCAAGCCTTTGCAAACGCCCTTGCAAATCCAATGAAGGCAGAATCTTTAAGCACTCTAGCGAAAAATTTGCTAAAACATTTTGTGAAAATTCTTGCTTTTGTTCTAAGATTTCTTTCAAAGCCAATAAGCCATAATAAGCCAAAGTCAAATTTTGCGCTTGATAATAGGGGTAATCTTTCCTTGCAATCCATTGAGAAATCTCATCAGGAATTTCTTTAAGGATTTCTAATTTTGCATTTTTTTCTTTGGCGATTTCTTGTGCAATGCTTATAATTTCCTCTGCATTTTCGCTTTGGAATCCCAAAATTGCTCTTTTGGACATTGCTTTTAATTTGGTGGTTGCGATTTTTTCTAAAGTATCCCCCAAAAACTCTTGATGGTCTAAACCAATGCTCGTAAAAAGCGATAATTCTGCTTGCACACAAGTCGTTGTAGAATCAAATTCACCCCCAAGCCCTGCTTCAAGCACCAAAATATCGCAATTTTTGAAAACCTCCAAAGCCAAGAAAGTTAAAACTTCAAAATAGCTTGCTTTTTCTAATTGCAATTCTGCGGTGGAATCCAATGCCAAAAATGCTTCATTCAAAACCTCTCTTGAAAGATTTGCCCCATTTTTCCAAAATCTCTCCTCAAGAGACAACAAATGCGGGGAACTAAAATGCCCGACATTAAATCCAATTTTATGCAATATTAAACTCAAAAACCTTCCTGTGCTCCCCTTGCCATTTGTGCCAATTACTTGAATAATTGTTTGTGTAGGCAAAGACACAATGTTTAATTGTTGTAAAATTTTGGGAGCACGTGCGGGGTCAAAAGGAGCATATTCTAATCCCTTTTCATCTAAAAATCTTTCTAATTGCGTCTCATTGTGTGCGTTAAGATTCATAATTAATAATTCCTTTTGAGTCTTTGTGTTTGCTAAATTCCTCCAAACTTACTTTTAACATATTTTCTAAACTTTCAGATTCTACCCTATGCGAGACTTGTGCGCTTAGAGAAATATTAATGCGCGTTTGCTGAAACATAAAAATACTTTGGCTCACTATGGAATCTAAATTGCGGATAAATTCTATTGCCTCCTCTTTGGAACGTTCTAGCAAACAAGCCAAAAACTCTTCCTCACCATAATATGCTATCAAATCACTTTCATTGCTGTATCGTTTGAGTAATCTCCCCAAAGTTGCCATAACGCGTTTGGCGGCTTCTAATCCGAAATGTTCCTTAACCTTTTCATAAGCTGCAATCCCAAAAACAATCACAGAATAATTTTTTTGATTGTTTTGAAATTGCGATTCCGCAAAATCCAATACTTCTTGCATTCCCTCTTTGCTTACAAGTGTTGTCATTGAATCAATCGGCAAAGAATAAATGTCATTATATTTCAAAGGAACGGATTTGTGCTTTGGCTGATGTGTAGAAGTTGTGGTTTGATGATGTTTTGGTGATTTTTTTGCAACTTGATTTTGCTCTAACTTGGAAAATTGTTCTTTCAAAATTTTTTCTAATTTATGCAAGAGCTTTATCTTGGTTTCTTTATTTGTATTCTTTTTCAAACATTTGCGCGCTTCCTCTTGCCAATGACAAAACGAAGAATTTTGAATCTTAAACCCACTCAAAACTTCTAAACCTTTAGCCAAATCTATGAAATCCAATTCTACGATTCCTTTCATCTGTTCCGCCCAACGCTCACGCCATATTTGCATAGATTGTGCATTGAGTTTATCAATTTCCAATAATTGTCCTTTGGCAAGCATACTAATTTCCTTATGTGGATGCGTCGTGAGCAAACGCAAAAGCAACTTTAGAATCTCTAATTGAGTATAAAAATTTCTCTTATAAAAAAACAGATGATGGATAGATTGCACCAAAGAAGTAATTAATTCATTTTTATTTTTAAATTTCCGATTAAATAAACTCTCTCTTACTTCCTTATCTAACATTTCAAGGATTTTTTCTGTGCTAAAGTCTATTTCTCCTACATTGCTGCCTAATTTTTTTGCTTGAGCATAAAAGGCTTCTGCATAAAATTCTGGTGTAGGCTCTTTGCCCTCTTTCAACAATGCTTTCAATGCTTCTCTAGCAATTATTTGAGCATTTTGCATTATTGCACTTCAATTCCCACTTGAGAAACAAAACCATCAATTGCTTGCAAGAGTGCTTGATTGATTGCCTCAAGACGAATAGAATCTGTAATCACGGAAGTATCGTTCAGTGAAAAATTGTAATAACCCTTTTTTGAAAATTGACGCGTTGCTTGTGTTAAGGTATTGGTATATTTAAATTCCACCGTTACTTCGCAGCGATAAAAAGTAGAAAATCCCGTGCGATTTTCCGCAAGAGAACTAAACGCCACTCTTTGCAGCTGCACCTCAATGATAGCGGTAGAATCCTCCTTATTGGATACATTTGCGTGCAAACGTTCAAAAATTGCCTTTGAGATTTCATCTTTTAAGGCTACACTATTTTGTGGGTCGCGCGCATTGATTTTAACTTCTACATAAACTTTATCTCCCACTGCCTTTTGAGCCTTATGTGCAATGGGCTGATAACCGCACGCACTAAATAGTAGCAAAAATCCGATAGAAAAAGTAATTTTAAAGATTCCAAACATTATTGGACCACAAAATTTACTAATTTTTTAGGCACAACAATTTCTTTAAGAATTGTTTTGCCTTCTATCCACTTCGCAACTTCTGCTTTAGCAAGATTCAAAATCTCTCCATTACTACTTGTTAAATCCACTTTGATTTCTCCGCGTCTTTTCCCATTAATCGTGATTGCCATTACGATAGAATCCTCTTTTAAAGCTTCCTTATCTATTGGAATTTCTGTAAAATTTTGCAAGCAAAAGTATTCTTGACTTAATTCCCAACAAATATGAGGAATAATCGGCTCTAAAATATTTAAAAGAATAAAATATCCCTCACTCCAAATTTCTGCATTATCTTGTTCGTTTAAGGCATTTAAAGCCTCCATACACGCAGCAATTAGGGTATTAAAAGCATAACCATTGGCGTGACAGAAAGTTTCTTGATATTTTTTCAACGCTTCATAAACCTTTTTGCGCGCATATTTTTCTTTTTCATTTAAATTTTGCGATTGGATTTTGGGCAAATTTTGTATTTTTTGTATCTTTTCCACCTTAGCACAAAGTCGTTTAATGAAGCGATATGAACCTTCCAAGGCAAAATCATTCCATTCTAATTCGCGCACTGGAGGTGCTGCAAAAAGAATAAATAATCGTGCAGTATCTGCACCATATTGCGCAATAATTTCCTCTGGATCTACCACATTTCCTTTAGACTTGCTCATTTTTGCGCCTTCTTTGGTTACCATACCTTGCGTCAAAAGATGAGAAAAAGGCTCACTAGAATCCGTATAGCCCAAAGAGCGTAGGACTTTTGTAAAAAATCGTGAATAAAGTAAGTGCAAAATTGCGTGCTCAATTCCACCAATATATTCATCTACATCCATCCAATAACTCTCATCTGCGCGACTAAAGGCTTCTTCTTGACGCAATTGTGTCGGTGTCGTATAACGCAAAAAATACCAACTAGATTCTACAAAAGTGTCTAATGTGTCTGTCTCTCTCACAGCATTTTTGCCACATTGCGGACAAGCACAATGCTTCCAATAAGGGTGCTTATCTAGCGGATTTCCCTCTCCGTCAATCATAACATCTTCAGGTAATGTAACAGGCAAATTTGTCTCTGCTACGATTCCACAATCTTTACAATGCACTAATGGAATCGGAGTGCCCCAATATCTCTGTCTTGAAACACCCCAATCCCGCAATTTAAAATTCACAACAGCTTTACCTAATTGATTTTTCTCAAAATATTCAATAATTTTGATTTTTGCCTCTTCATTATCCAATCCATTAAATTCTTGCGAATGAATTAAGATTCCATTTCCGTCATAAAAGTTCTCTTTTGCTAGCTTTGCCTTAGAATCTTTTGCAATAATGACAGGGAGAATCGGTAAGTGGTATTTTTTGGCAAAATCATAATCCCTTTCATCGTGTGCAGGCACACTCATAACCGCACCGCTTCCATAGCTGATGAGGACAAAATTTGCGACCCATAGCGGAATTTTTGCGTGTGTTAGCGGGTGGATTACGGAAATACCAAGTGGCACCCCCTCTTTGTCTTGTTGTGCGCGCTCTTTTTCGCTTGTATTTTGAATCGCAAGGATTTGCTCTGTTTGTTTTTGTGTGATTCCATAAGATTCTGCATTTTCTAAAACCGCTTTTACAAGAGGGTGTTCTGGAGCCAAAGCGCAATAACTTACACCAAAAATTGTATCTGGACGCGTAGTGAAAACTTCTATATTCTCTATCGCACCTTTTGAATATTCTATTTTGTTTTCTAATTTAAAAGTGAATTTCAATCCCTCTGACCTGCCAATCCAATTTCTTTGCATTGTCAGCACTTGATTAGGCCATTTACCTTCTAATGTTTCTAAATCGTCCAATAATTCTTGTGCATAATCCGTAATTTTAATGTAATACTGATACATTTCCTTTTGCACCACAGGAGTATCACAGCGCCAACATTTCCCCTCAATCACTTGCTCGTTTGCAAGCACGGTTTGGTCTTTTGGACACCAATTCAAAAAACCTTTCTTGCGATAAATCAAGCCTTTTTCCCACATTGCAATAAATAAAGATTGTTCCCATTTAGAATAAATAGAATCACAAGTGGCAAATTCGCGTGTTTTAGAGAATGAGAATCCCAAACTATAAAGCTGACGTTTCATATTTTCAATATTAGAATAAGTCCAAACTTTTGGGTGAGTTTTATGTTTTATTGCAGCATTTTCTGCGGGCATTCCAAAGGCGTCCCAACCAATCGGGTGCAAGACATTGAATCCCTCCTTGCGAAATTTTCTAGCAATTGCATCACTAATACAATAATTGCGCACATGCCCCATATGAATATTACCGCTAGGGTAAGGAAACATACTTAAAATATATTTTTTGGGTAATGTTTTATCGGGTTTTGGTTCATATGCTTGATTCTCTTCCCAAAAATCTTGCCATTTCTTTTCAATTGCTTTTGCATTATACTCCACATTTACTCCTAATTGTAGTCATTATAGCTTTTAACGCTTTCAATTGCTACAAATACGATAGAAACGATATTTGCCACCACTGCTCCTAATGCCAAAGCCACTGCGACATTTGTATTATCAAATACCTGCATATAGATAAAAGAGGGAATTAAATGTAAATCCGCTACAAGCGAGGCTGCCATTAATTCTGCAGACATATAACTTCTTACACCAACTTTTAAAATCGTGGATAAAAGATTGACGCCACCGGCAATAAATAGCATTACAAGGCTTTGGTCATACAAAAATCCGACTGTAGAAGTTAAACTCATTAAAATAAAAAATATAAAGAGAACCTTACCCCAATCCATTATATCCTTCCTTTCTCATACATTTCGCGTAATTTCTTTTTCTCCAATGCTCTACGCTCGGCATCAGCAACTTTTTGATGATATTTTTTTAAATCAAACTTAAATAAAATCACTAATTTACTTGCAACAAAAATAGAACTATAACTTCCCACAATAGAACCTACCAACATCGGCAGACTAAAGCCTTTGATGATTTCTCCTCCAAAAAGATAAAGTGTAAAGACAGAAAAAAACATTGTCAAAGAAGTGAGTATTGTGCGTGAAAGCGTTGCAGAAAGTGCCTCATTGATAACCTTTTCTAAACCATCATTTACACGCAAGCCAATCGTTTCTCGGATTCTATCAAAAATAATAATCGTATCATTGATAGAATAACCAATCAAAGTCAAAAGTGCAGCAATCACTTCTAGGTTTAAGTCAATATCAAACAAAATCACAGCACCCGCAGAAATCACGACATCATGCACAAGTGCCAAAACCGCCGCTAGTGCAAATCTCCACTCATAACGATAAGAAACATACAGCATAATACTCACAAGTGCCAATACAAGGGCTAAAGTGCCTTTTTCTTGCAATTCGCTCCCCACTTTTGGACCGACAATATCTACACGTCTAATATTCAATGTACCAGTATCTTTCAAGACTTCTGCGACTTCCTCACCAATGTTTTGATTTACGCTTGAAGTCGCGGTAGGTAGCTTGATTAAAATCTCTTCAGGAGAACCAAACTCACTGACTTGCGCACCTTTATAGGAATCTACCAAATCCAACTTCGCCCGAATCTCTGCCAAAGGCGCAGGTGATTCGTATTGTAGTTGAATCAATGTCCCACCAGCAAAATCCACACCCAATGTGAAGCCCGGTTTCATAAACAAAACCAAGGACACAACAAACAAAATCAAAGAAAGCACGATTCCATAGCTTGACATCTTGACAAAATCATAAATTTTTTTGTGTTTGAAAAAATCCATTTTTTTCCTTAACTTGCTCTCTCTTTATAACCAAACCACAAGGCATAGTTTCCAGATTTCATAATATAATTCTGCAAAGCTCTAAAAACTCCGTGTGTGCCAACAATAGCAGTGATAATAGAAGCCAAGATTCCAATACTCATTGTGATTGCAAAGCCTTTAATTGCACCCGTTCCGCACATATAAAGTAAAATTGCAGCAATCAAAGAAGTAAGATTGGAATCAAAAATTGCCCTTGAAGCATTTGCGTAGCCATTTTCCATTGACTTGATAAAATTCTCTTTGGCGCGGAATCCCTCACGGATTCTTTCATTAATAATCACATTTGCATCTACTGCCATACCAACAGTTAGAATAATTCCCGCCATTCCGGGAAGCGTTAAAGTCGCACCAAAAAGTGCCATAACCGCAACCACTAGCAAGATATTTATCACCATTGCAAGATTTGCAATCATTCCTGCGATTCCATAATAAAATACCATAAAGCCCATAACAAGCACCGCACCTGTGATAAGTGCCACTAAAGAAGCTTGAATACTATCCGCTCCTAAAGAGGGACCCACACTACGTTTTTCTAGCAAAGTAATAGGAGCGGGTAATGCGCCACTTCTTAGCGCAATTGCTATATCACTTGCTTCTTGCACGCTAAATCCACCACTAATCTGTCCGCTTCCTCCTCCAATTCTCTCGCGAATCACAGGGGCGGAATAGACTTTGCCATCTAGCACGACTGCCATACGATTGCCAACATTTTTACCCGAGAAATCACCAAAAATCTTTCCACCTTGTGTATTTAAGGTAAAATTAATAATTGGTTGTCCATTCTGGTCATACGCCGCTCTTGCGTCTGTTAGCATTTCTCCATCTAAAACAGGAATTGCTTTGAGCAAAATCTTTTGCTCGGGATTATTAATGAAAGGCAAAATCACATCACCCAAAGATTCTGCCTCTAGTTCTGTCATACTAGAAACTCTTGCGTTGCGTGCTTCATCTACCGCCATCATTTGCAAATGCCCACCTTTTGAGATAAGTTCTAAAGCGCGTTGTTCCTCTTCTTGTGTTTTAATACCCGGCAACTGCACCAAAATCGCGTCATCGCCTTGCTTGGTTACGCTTGGCTCGGATAATCCAAATTGGTCTAAACGATTCCGAATATTGCTAATTGCCTGCTCAATCGCAAAATTCTCTATATTTACAATTTCATCTTCCGTAAGAGAAAGTGTATAGTTTAGATTTTGCTCCTCTATTTTTAAACCCGAAATTTCTTTTAAAT
Encoded here:
- a CDS encoding bifunctional folylpolyglutamate synthase/dihydrofolate synthase, producing MNLNAHNETQLERFLDEKGLEYAPFDPARAPKILQQLNIVSLPTQTIIQVIGTNGKGSTGRFLSLILHKIGFNVGHFSSPHLLSLEERFWKNGANLSREVLNEAFLALDSTAELQLEKASYFEVLTFLALEVFKNCDILVLEAGLGGEFDSTTTCVQAELSLFTSIGLDHQEFLGDTLEKIATTKLKAMSKRAILGFQSENAEEIISIAQEIAKEKNAKLEILKEIPDEISQWIARKDYPYYQAQNLTLAYYGLLALKEILEQKQEFSQNVLANFSLECLKILPSLDLQGRLQRLAPNLYLDVAHNVNAAQALVKQFKNHYFSQNKCVLIYNSYFDKNPRAVLSALAPIIKRVEILEIANMRMIAKAQLEKILQELKIEFKDFKMMNLNPEENYLVCGSFSVVAEFLTHFSKTKR
- the lptE gene encoding LPS assembly lipoprotein LptE, coding for MFGIFKITFSIGFLLLFSACGYQPIAHKAQKAVGDKVYVEVKINARDPQNSVALKDEISKAIFERLHANVSNKEDSTAIIEVQLQRVAFSSLAENRTGFSTFYRCEVTVEFKYTNTLTQATRQFSKKGYYNFSLNDTSVITDSIRLEAINQALLQAIDGFVSQVGIEVQ
- a CDS encoding DUF6394 family protein; the protein is MDWGKVLFIFFILMSLTSTVGFLYDQSLVMLFIAGGVNLLSTILKVGVRSYMSAELMAASLVADLHLIPSFIYMQVFDNTNVAVALALGAVVANIVSIVFVAIESVKSYNDYN
- a CDS encoding diguanylate cyclase, with translation MQNAQIIAREALKALLKEGKEPTPEFYAEAFYAQAKKLGSNVGEIDFSTEKILEMLDKEVRESLFNRKFKNKNELITSLVQSIHHLFFYKRNFYTQLEILKLLLRLLTTHPHKEISMLAKGQLLEIDKLNAQSMQIWRERWAEQMKGIVELDFIDLAKGLEVLSGFKIQNSSFCHWQEEARKCLKKNTNKETKIKLLHKLEKILKEQFSKLEQNQVAKKSPKHHQTTTSTHQPKHKSVPLKYNDIYSLPIDSMTTLVSKEGMQEVLDFAESQFQNNQKNYSVIVFGIAAYEKVKEHFGLEAAKRVMATLGRLLKRYSNESDLIAYYGEEEFLACLLERSKEEAIEFIRNLDSIVSQSIFMFQQTRINISLSAQVSHRVESESLENMLKVSLEEFSKHKDSKGIINYES
- the leuS gene encoding leucine--tRNA ligase — its product is MEYNAKAIEKKWQDFWEENQAYEPKPDKTLPKKYILSMFPYPSGNIHMGHVRNYCISDAIARKFRKEGFNVLHPIGWDAFGMPAENAAIKHKTHPKVWTYSNIENMKRQLYSLGFSFSKTREFATCDSIYSKWEQSLFIAMWEKGLIYRKKGFLNWCPKDQTVLANEQVIEGKCWRCDTPVVQKEMYQYYIKITDYAQELLDDLETLEGKWPNQVLTMQRNWIGRSEGLKFTFKLENKIEYSKGAIENIEVFTTRPDTIFGVSYCALAPEHPLVKAVLENAESYGITQKQTEQILAIQNTSEKERAQQDKEGVPLGISVIHPLTHAKIPLWVANFVLISYGSGAVMSVPAHDERDYDFAKKYHLPILPVIIAKDSKAKLAKENFYDGNGILIHSQEFNGLDNEEAKIKIIEYFEKNQLGKAVVNFKLRDWGVSRQRYWGTPIPLVHCKDCGIVAETNLPVTLPEDVMIDGEGNPLDKHPYWKHCACPQCGKNAVRETDTLDTFVESSWYFLRYTTPTQLRQEEAFSRADESYWMDVDEYIGGIEHAILHLLYSRFFTKVLRSLGYTDSSEPFSHLLTQGMVTKEGAKMSKSKGNVVDPEEIIAQYGADTARLFILFAAPPVRELEWNDFALEGSYRFIKRLCAKVEKIQKIQNLPKIQSQNLNEKEKYARKKVYEALKKYQETFCHANGYAFNTLIAACMEALNALNEQDNAEIWSEGYFILLNILEPIIPHICWELSQEYFCLQNFTEIPIDKEALKEDSIVMAITINGKRRGEIKVDLTSSNGEILNLAKAEVAKWIEGKTILKEIVVPKKLVNFVVQ